Proteins encoded together in one Pontiella desulfatans window:
- a CDS encoding 4Fe-4S dicluster domain-containing protein has translation MSRVSSKMALAVKCSDTFNADACMHCGVCTAVCPMGIEMLPRKLFRYVQVGLEDKVRENISTIYSCLLCGMCAENCPAEVNIADNVRFLRKYINENEFNLS, from the coding sequence ATGAGTAGGGTATCATCAAAAATGGCTTTGGCCGTAAAGTGCTCCGACACATTCAACGCCGACGCCTGCATGCACTGCGGCGTCTGCACCGCCGTCTGCCCGATGGGCATCGAAATGCTGCCACGCAAACTCTTCCGCTATGTCCAGGTCGGGCTCGAGGACAAGGTGCGGGAAAATATTTCCACCATCTATTCCTGCCTGCTGTGCGGCATGTGCGCGGAAAACTGTCCGGCCGAAGTGAACATTGCCGACAACGTGCGCTTCCTCCGCAAATACATTAACGAAAACGAATTCAATCTTTCCTAA
- a CDS encoding MarR family transcriptional regulator → MSTARRDMREVMRDEMIMRDRIVAILQEEAKTVPEVAEALGAPEHETVYWMMAMRRYGMVEEIGRPDIDGYFKYEFREQEEEGHE, encoded by the coding sequence ATGAGCACGGCAAGACGCGATATGCGCGAAGTGATGCGCGACGAAATGATTATGCGGGATCGCATTGTGGCGATCCTGCAGGAGGAAGCCAAAACGGTGCCGGAAGTTGCGGAGGCGCTCGGCGCCCCCGAACATGAAACGGTCTACTGGATGATGGCGATGCGCCGCTACGGCATGGTTGAGGAGATCGGCCGCCCGGATATCGACGGCTACTTTAAATACGAGTTCAGGGAACAGGAGGAAGAAGGCCATGAGTAG
- a CDS encoding CoB--CoM heterodisulfide reductase iron-sulfur subunit A family protein gives MATGRKIGVFICHCGGNISDYVDVKAVAEAVATEPGVVVSKNHMFTCSDAAQQEMIDDIEGLELDGLVIASCSPKLHMFTFRDMAERGGINKYQYVHVNLREQCSWAHTNDKTGATEKGIALVRAGIAKASLSVPLTALRVDTIPKVLVIGAGISGLRGALALSDMGLSVFIAEKQKEAGGAVKNWGRMAPDDQQGSTIVQNLLDEVKKRENIMLYTDAEMIEKSGYIGDFKVTLRVGEKEAVQLQVGAMLVATGYDNYQPAEGEFGYGLDGVVTLPEFRDFADQQEGELTYKGKAVKNVVFVYCVGSRQKKTEACPEPNQYCSRYCCNAGTHMAVCLEDRPGELNQYHLYRDIRTYGHNETIYEEARTRGAVFMRYPDADAPTVANTADGLVVTVKDKLMGGEEVEIQADLVVLITGMIPKKNETLMNLLKLPVSKDGFLNELHIKLRPVETVIDGVFLAGAAQSPKTMAESVGASLAAVSKAGGLLMKGYVDLEPLIARVDTDKCLWCDECLKACPYGAIEKIHYGEKEVAFVVKSLCKGEGACVPICPHDALDVEGYTDQQITAMIDACSKEVVTA, from the coding sequence ATGGCTACGGGAAGAAAAATCGGGGTTTTCATCTGCCACTGCGGCGGGAATATTTCGGACTACGTTGATGTTAAGGCGGTCGCCGAGGCCGTTGCGACGGAGCCGGGCGTGGTGGTTTCCAAGAACCACATGTTCACCTGCTCCGACGCGGCCCAGCAGGAAATGATCGACGACATCGAAGGGCTGGAGCTCGACGGACTCGTGATTGCCTCCTGCTCGCCGAAACTGCATATGTTCACCTTCCGCGACATGGCGGAACGCGGCGGTATCAACAAATACCAGTATGTGCACGTCAACCTGCGCGAGCAGTGCTCGTGGGCGCACACCAACGACAAAACCGGGGCCACCGAAAAGGGCATCGCCCTCGTCCGCGCCGGGATCGCCAAGGCGTCGCTCTCCGTTCCGCTGACCGCGCTGCGGGTCGACACCATTCCGAAGGTGCTGGTGATCGGTGCAGGCATCAGCGGCCTGCGCGGCGCTCTGGCCCTTTCCGACATGGGCCTCTCCGTTTTCATCGCTGAAAAACAGAAGGAAGCCGGTGGTGCTGTGAAAAACTGGGGCCGCATGGCGCCGGACGACCAACAGGGAAGCACCATCGTTCAGAACCTGCTCGACGAGGTGAAGAAGCGCGAGAACATCATGCTCTACACCGATGCCGAAATGATTGAAAAGAGCGGCTACATCGGCGACTTCAAGGTCACGCTGCGGGTCGGCGAGAAAGAAGCCGTTCAACTGCAGGTTGGCGCAATGCTCGTGGCCACAGGCTACGATAACTATCAACCCGCCGAAGGCGAGTTTGGTTATGGTCTCGACGGTGTGGTTACCCTGCCCGAGTTCCGCGACTTCGCCGACCAGCAGGAAGGTGAGCTCACCTACAAAGGTAAGGCCGTTAAGAACGTGGTGTTTGTCTACTGCGTCGGCAGCCGCCAGAAAAAAACCGAAGCCTGCCCCGAGCCGAACCAGTATTGCTCGCGTTATTGCTGCAACGCCGGCACGCACATGGCCGTCTGCCTTGAAGACCGGCCGGGCGAGCTGAACCAGTATCACCTCTATCGCGACATCCGCACCTACGGCCACAACGAAACGATCTACGAAGAAGCCCGTACCCGCGGCGCCGTCTTCATGCGCTACCCGGACGCCGATGCGCCAACGGTTGCCAATACCGCCGACGGCCTCGTTGTTACGGTGAAGGACAAGCTGATGGGCGGCGAGGAAGTTGAAATCCAGGCCGACCTCGTCGTGCTCATCACCGGCATGATACCGAAGAAAAACGAAACCCTGATGAACCTGCTCAAACTGCCGGTCAGTAAGGACGGTTTCCTGAACGAGCTGCACATCAAGCTGCGCCCGGTGGAAACCGTGATCGACGGGGTCTTCCTAGCCGGCGCGGCGCAGAGCCCGAAGACCATGGCCGAAAGCGTCGGCGCATCGCTCGCGGCGGTCAGCAAGGCCGGCGGTCTGCTGATGAAGGGCTATGTTGATCTCGAGCCACTGATTGCGCGGGTCGATACCGACAAGTGCCTGTGGTGCGATGAGTGCCTGAAGGCCTGCCCCTACGGTGCCATCGAAAAGATTCACTACGGTGAAAAGGAAGTGGCCTTTGTGGTCAAGTCGCTCTGCAAAGGCGAAGGCGCCTGCGTGCCGATCTGTCCGCACGATGCTCTGGATGTCGAAGGCTATACCGACCAGCAAATCACGGCAATGATTGATGCCTGCAGCAAAGAGGTGGTGACCGCATGA
- a CDS encoding DsrE/DsrF/DrsH-like family protein: protein MSEEQANLEEMIKQLTARVEELEENAPGDKLTLGVMSGDLDYTIAAFIIALGATAYDMEVDMFFTFWSLSALRDPKKKVKKDFLGKMFGAMLPSSSKKLPLSKMQMMGMGPPMIRAVMKMHKAKSLEELMADAAEFGVRIHICEMSMGVMGIKKEEIIDYPHLDFVGVGTFVDMFQGSKQCFFM from the coding sequence ATGAGCGAAGAACAAGCCAACCTTGAAGAAATGATCAAACAGCTGACCGCCCGCGTGGAGGAGCTCGAAGAAAACGCGCCCGGCGACAAGCTGACGCTCGGCGTCATGAGCGGGGATCTCGACTATACCATCGCCGCCTTCATCATCGCCCTCGGTGCAACGGCCTACGACATGGAGGTGGATATGTTCTTCACCTTCTGGTCGCTCTCCGCCCTGCGTGATCCGAAGAAGAAAGTGAAGAAGGACTTCCTCGGAAAAATGTTCGGCGCCATGTTGCCGTCCAGCTCAAAGAAGCTCCCGCTTTCCAAGATGCAGATGATGGGCATGGGCCCGCCAATGATCCGCGCGGTGATGAAAATGCACAAGGCCAAGTCGCTCGAAGAGCTGATGGCCGACGCCGCCGAATTCGGCGTCCGCATCCATATCTGCGAAATGTCCATGGGCGTCATGGGCATCAAAAAAGAAGAAATCATCGATTACCCGCATCTGGACTTCGTCGGCGTCGGCACGTTTGTCGATATGTTCCAGGGCTCGAAGCAGTGCTTCTTTATGTAG
- a CDS encoding (Fe-S)-binding protein produces the protein MPLPTKDILGILADNLNQRKSVLPISSAAATRWAKGLDLPKGGKTVLYTGHLYQLIPIIDAMAGQMAKFEDSALTKYFGLGRNVNKFINMTFFMGMMASKDEQKDYDRMLRNIALLLKKASVDFGYLYGEELYSGALVYDEGVDGSFAKHAQRVAELFKKNGVEKIITVDPHTTHTLRTVFPEFVKGFDIEVKSYLEVLAESGIEPTTQISDELSIHDSCVYARHENVVEQPRALLAKTGAKVNEPRLCGKNTHCCGGPLESLFPSESHRIAGNRAEQLKESGGSIATMCPICLVSLRKAAKGSVKVNDLSDTLAKAYGV, from the coding sequence ATGCCATTGCCAACCAAAGACATTCTGGGGATTCTGGCCGACAACTTGAACCAGCGTAAAAGCGTGCTGCCGATCTCATCCGCCGCCGCAACGCGCTGGGCCAAGGGGCTCGATCTTCCAAAGGGTGGAAAAACCGTTCTCTACACCGGACACCTCTACCAGCTCATCCCGATCATCGATGCGATGGCCGGCCAGATGGCCAAGTTCGAAGATTCCGCGCTGACGAAATATTTCGGCCTCGGCCGTAATGTGAACAAGTTCATTAACATGACCTTCTTCATGGGCATGATGGCCTCAAAGGACGAGCAGAAAGACTACGACCGCATGCTGCGCAACATTGCCTTGCTGCTCAAGAAAGCCAGCGTCGATTTCGGCTATCTCTACGGAGAAGAGCTCTATTCCGGCGCGCTCGTCTACGACGAAGGCGTCGACGGATCGTTTGCCAAACATGCGCAGCGCGTGGCCGAACTATTCAAAAAGAACGGTGTGGAAAAAATCATCACGGTTGACCCGCACACGACGCACACTCTGCGCACCGTTTTCCCGGAATTCGTGAAGGGTTTTGACATTGAAGTTAAGAGCTACCTCGAAGTGCTTGCCGAAAGCGGCATCGAACCGACGACGCAGATCAGCGATGAACTTTCGATTCATGATTCCTGCGTCTATGCCCGCCATGAAAACGTGGTCGAACAACCGCGCGCCCTGCTGGCAAAGACCGGGGCAAAAGTGAACGAGCCTCGCCTGTGCGGCAAGAACACGCATTGCTGCGGTGGCCCGCTGGAATCGCTCTTTCCCAGCGAGTCGCACCGCATCGCCGGCAATCGCGCGGAGCAACTCAAAGAAAGCGGCGGCAGCATCGCCACCATGTGCCCGATCTGCCTGGTGAGCTTAAGAAAAGCCGCCAAGGGATCGGTGAAGGTGAATGATCTATCCGATACGCTTGCAAAGGCGTATGGGGTGTAG
- a CDS encoding hydrogenase iron-sulfur subunit produces MMKSNEPQPKILVFSTNSISDPGIDLAGSAHMHYSTAVQVIPLPCSSGVKPSWIVHAIKQGFDGVFVAGCGGDCAFLADCTPRTSALIKQAQELMKENDISPKRLKMSGLCSVCADNFVAHMNAFQKDLIKLEEQ; encoded by the coding sequence ATGATGAAAAGCAACGAACCGCAACCCAAGATTCTGGTCTTCTCGACCAACAGCATTTCGGATCCAGGCATCGACCTGGCCGGAAGCGCCCACATGCACTATTCCACCGCGGTGCAAGTGATTCCCCTGCCCTGCTCCAGCGGCGTCAAGCCTTCGTGGATCGTCCACGCCATCAAGCAGGGCTTCGACGGCGTCTTCGTGGCAGGCTGCGGCGGCGACTGCGCCTTCCTGGCCGACTGCACCCCGCGCACCAGCGCGTTGATTAAACAGGCGCAGGAACTGATGAAGGAAAACGACATCAGCCCGAAGCGGCTCAAGATGTCAGGCCTCTGCTCGGTCTGCGCCGACAACTTTGTGGCGCACATGAACGCATTCCAGAAAGACCTCATCAAGTTGGAGGAACAATGA
- a CDS encoding sulfurtransferase TusA family protein, whose translation MSEELKALDVAIEVDARGTACPGPLLEAKRAIADCPVDGVMCVLSSDEGTIIDIQRWSKKMKHEYVGDYEDDGFWRVYMKKLG comes from the coding sequence ATGAGTGAAGAACTGAAAGCATTGGACGTAGCCATTGAAGTAGACGCACGCGGAACCGCTTGCCCCGGCCCCTTGCTGGAAGCCAAACGCGCGATTGCCGATTGCCCCGTCGACGGTGTGATGTGCGTACTTTCGTCTGACGAAGGCACGATCATCGATATCCAGCGCTGGAGCAAAAAGATGAAGCACGAATATGTCGGCGACTATGAAGACGATGGCTTCTGGCGTGTCTACATGAAGAAACTCGGGTAA
- a CDS encoding FAD-dependent oxidoreductase — MSDKKEMDYDVMVVGAGTAGMEASLSLGDMGFKVLLVEKDPSIGGRTILLSKVFPTLDCASCISTPKMAQSLHHPNITLMTYSEVDGVTKNADGTFHVNMHKKPTYVDQTTCTGCGQCESVCTVPIPDEYNYNMIARRAAHIPFPQAIPKKAVISRSAQPPCTHTCPAGVKPSGFVSLVRSGKYEEGFKLHLADAPLVGSLSRACYAPCEGECTRDEMEGSVNIRAIKRFMVDWYYDRHPEPDYGPVETQLDSKVAIIGSGPGGLTAAFHLAKQGHQVTVFESEPQAGGMLRHGMPAYRMPKSLLDRDIKNITALGVEIKTSTPVESIASLKEAGYDAVFVGVGNQNPRIIPITGNNLADVTDCMSFLKDTNVGDELPDIEDKDFVVLGGGNVALDVARAAVRMGTKSVSIVCLEEKDQMPALDFEVREADEEGITFYTGVSTKRIYTDDAGNSILEVLKVDQINFDENGRMTGFSTAEGSEQQIPADVVVMAVGLSPSTIPFENELELNGNKTIPVNKQTLQTADPMVFAGGDAVLGPSIIVEAMGQGRKAAFYIDRMLKGESLDVGFEVELEAADKEEILSCSKNCSSLAPTAIRELEPHKRIQSFEAYEETMTESEARHSANRCLGCGECSQCRECVNVCPGDCINFNMGTDNLEMTVGSVIISTGYEILDPAGKELMGYGRYPNVISGPQMDRLLAPTRPYNGVLRPSDGKEPENIAIVLCNGSRDHTVCNPLCCRIGCMYSAKHAQLVMGALPMADVTIYYIDFRAFGKGYDEFYEQSKGMGVQYTKGKVARIDEIEGGNLKVHYEDMEGEGGLQEAEHDMVVLTVGFLPNLESLKLFKGSELEADEFAYIKEPDATSQPGRTNIEGLFAAGTVIGARDIPDTVLHACASSAQAAGYIQKLRNA; from the coding sequence ATGAGCGATAAAAAAGAAATGGACTACGATGTAATGGTGGTCGGCGCCGGAACGGCCGGCATGGAAGCCTCCCTTTCCCTCGGCGACATGGGCTTCAAGGTGCTGCTCGTCGAAAAAGACCCCAGCATAGGCGGCCGCACCATTCTGCTTTCCAAGGTGTTCCCTACCCTCGACTGCGCCAGCTGTATTTCGACCCCGAAAATGGCCCAGAGCCTGCACCACCCGAATATTACGTTGATGACCTACAGCGAAGTCGATGGCGTCACGAAAAACGCCGACGGCACCTTCCACGTCAACATGCACAAGAAGCCGACCTATGTCGACCAGACCACCTGCACCGGCTGCGGCCAGTGCGAAAGCGTCTGCACCGTGCCGATTCCCGACGAATATAACTACAACATGATTGCCCGCCGCGCCGCGCACATCCCCTTTCCGCAGGCCATTCCGAAAAAGGCGGTCATCAGCCGCAGCGCGCAACCGCCTTGCACACACACCTGCCCGGCCGGCGTTAAGCCGAGCGGCTTTGTTTCGCTGGTGCGCTCCGGGAAATATGAAGAAGGCTTCAAGCTCCACCTGGCCGACGCCCCGCTCGTCGGCAGCCTCAGCCGCGCCTGCTACGCCCCGTGCGAAGGCGAATGCACCCGCGACGAAATGGAAGGCTCGGTCAACATCCGCGCCATCAAGCGCTTCATGGTCGATTGGTACTACGACCGCCATCCCGAGCCGGACTACGGCCCGGTTGAAACCCAGCTCGATTCCAAGGTCGCCATCATTGGTTCCGGCCCCGGCGGACTGACCGCCGCGTTCCACCTGGCCAAACAGGGCCATCAGGTGACGGTCTTCGAATCCGAACCGCAGGCCGGCGGCATGCTGCGCCACGGGATGCCCGCCTACCGCATGCCCAAGTCGCTGCTCGACCGCGATATCAAAAACATCACCGCTCTTGGCGTAGAGATTAAAACCAGTACACCGGTCGAAAGCATTGCCTCCCTCAAGGAAGCCGGCTACGACGCCGTCTTCGTGGGCGTCGGCAACCAGAATCCGCGCATTATTCCAATCACCGGAAACAATCTCGCCGATGTTACCGACTGCATGTCGTTCCTGAAAGACACCAATGTCGGCGACGAACTGCCCGACATCGAAGATAAGGATTTTGTCGTGCTCGGCGGCGGCAACGTGGCGCTCGATGTGGCCCGCGCCGCGGTTCGCATGGGCACCAAGAGTGTTTCGATCGTCTGCCTGGAAGAAAAAGACCAAATGCCTGCGCTCGACTTCGAAGTCCGCGAGGCGGACGAGGAAGGCATCACGTTCTACACCGGCGTCTCCACCAAGCGCATCTACACCGATGATGCCGGCAACAGCATCCTGGAAGTGCTGAAGGTCGACCAAATCAACTTTGACGAAAACGGCCGCATGACCGGCTTCTCCACTGCCGAAGGATCGGAACAGCAGATTCCCGCAGACGTGGTGGTGATGGCCGTCGGCCTTTCGCCGAGCACCATCCCGTTCGAGAATGAGCTGGAGCTCAACGGCAACAAAACCATCCCGGTTAACAAGCAAACCCTCCAGACCGCGGATCCGATGGTCTTTGCCGGCGGCGATGCCGTGCTCGGCCCGTCGATCATCGTCGAAGCCATGGGACAAGGCCGCAAAGCCGCGTTCTACATCGACCGCATGCTCAAGGGCGAATCGCTCGACGTTGGCTTTGAAGTAGAGCTGGAAGCGGCCGACAAAGAGGAGATTCTCTCCTGTTCGAAGAACTGTTCCTCTCTGGCCCCGACCGCAATCCGCGAACTCGAACCGCACAAGCGTATTCAAAGCTTCGAGGCCTATGAAGAAACCATGACCGAAAGCGAGGCGCGCCATTCCGCCAACCGGTGTTTAGGTTGCGGCGAGTGCTCGCAATGCCGGGAGTGCGTGAATGTCTGCCCCGGCGACTGCATCAACTTCAACATGGGCACGGACAACCTCGAAATGACCGTCGGCTCGGTGATCATTTCCACCGGCTACGAAATTCTCGATCCGGCCGGCAAGGAACTCATGGGTTACGGCAGATATCCCAACGTCATCTCCGGCCCGCAGATGGATCGCCTGCTGGCGCCGACCCGCCCCTACAACGGCGTGCTGCGCCCGTCGGACGGCAAGGAACCGGAAAACATTGCCATCGTACTCTGCAACGGTTCGCGCGACCACACGGTCTGCAACCCGCTCTGCTGCCGCATCGGCTGCATGTATTCCGCCAAGCACGCGCAGCTCGTGATGGGTGCGCTGCCGATGGCGGATGTGACCATCTACTACATCGACTTCCGCGCGTTCGGTAAAGGCTACGACGAATTCTACGAACAGTCGAAGGGCATGGGCGTGCAGTACACCAAAGGCAAGGTCGCCCGGATCGATGAGATCGAAGGCGGCAACCTGAAGGTGCACTACGAAGATATGGAAGGCGAAGGCGGCCTGCAGGAAGCGGAGCACGACATGGTCGTTCTGACCGTCGGCTTCCTGCCCAATCTCGAATCGCTCAAGCTCTTCAAAGGCAGCGAACTCGAAGCCGATGAATTTGCCTACATCAAGGAACCGGACGCGACCTCGCAACCGGGACGCACCAACATCGAAGGCTTGTTTGCCGCCGGCACCGTCATCGGTGCACGCGACATTCCGGACACGGTACTCCATGCCTGCGCTTCGTCCGCCCAGGCCGCAGGATACATTCAAAAGCTGAGGAACGCGTGA
- a CDS encoding OmpP1/FadL family transporter, whose amino-acid sequence MKKHLITTAIIAAAATTQLFATEGINLIGIGPVQQGTAGAGVASAKDSTWLILNPAGLTDVDMGVDASLQIFAPVRTMDSTVSYRANPDGSGSVGAQEDSSAFVIPSISGSFGCCHGENGFIGLGIYGTSGMGVDYGNNRISQDPTGQPQSTGDMMTELSIAKMTATYAYKAKDSGFSVGAGPIFVLSRLKTDMLIQDPTIPPPGPYDYASGEWDTAYGIGAIVGVNQKIGALSIGGSYMTEQWMSEFDDYNGLLGGSLNLPQQLTVGAAYNVLDNLELALDYRWVGWDELDTLGDTFNWDNQNIVKAGITWGATDALTLRGGISYGKSPIDENTAFGNALFPAIMETHLACGASYAWEKWAAHFAYIHALENSVTANGKDAGGMGAGTEITMYQNSLTAGVTYTF is encoded by the coding sequence ATGAAAAAACATCTGATCACCACCGCGATAATCGCGGCGGCAGCAACCACCCAACTATTCGCCACGGAAGGCATCAACCTCATCGGTATCGGTCCGGTTCAGCAGGGAACCGCCGGCGCCGGAGTCGCCTCGGCCAAAGATTCCACCTGGCTCATCCTCAACCCCGCCGGACTGACCGACGTGGATATGGGCGTCGATGCCTCGCTTCAGATTTTCGCACCCGTGCGGACCATGGATTCGACCGTTAGCTACCGGGCAAACCCTGACGGCTCTGGCAGTGTCGGTGCACAAGAAGACAGCAGTGCGTTTGTGATACCTTCGATTAGTGGCTCCTTTGGATGCTGCCATGGTGAAAATGGTTTTATCGGTCTGGGTATCTATGGAACCAGCGGCATGGGCGTTGACTATGGTAATAACCGTATCTCCCAGGATCCTACAGGCCAGCCTCAGTCCACCGGTGACATGATGACCGAGCTTTCCATCGCCAAGATGACAGCGACCTATGCCTATAAAGCGAAGGACAGCGGTTTTAGCGTTGGTGCCGGGCCGATCTTTGTCTTGTCCCGCCTCAAAACCGATATGCTCATTCAGGATCCCACAATTCCCCCTCCCGGACCCTATGATTATGCATCCGGTGAGTGGGATACCGCATATGGTATTGGTGCCATCGTTGGTGTGAACCAGAAAATTGGCGCACTTTCCATTGGCGGAAGCTATATGACCGAGCAGTGGATGTCGGAATTCGACGATTACAATGGGCTTCTGGGTGGATCCCTGAACCTTCCTCAGCAGCTTACGGTCGGCGCGGCTTATAACGTACTGGATAATCTTGAGCTCGCTCTGGACTATCGGTGGGTTGGTTGGGATGAGCTTGATACCTTGGGCGATACCTTTAATTGGGACAACCAGAATATTGTTAAGGCTGGTATCACATGGGGCGCTACCGATGCGTTGACCCTCCGCGGCGGCATCTCCTATGGCAAGTCTCCTATTGATGAAAACACGGCCTTCGGCAATGCATTGTTCCCGGCCATCATGGAAACGCATTTGGCTTGCGGTGCATCCTATGCATGGGAAAAGTGGGCGGCTCATTTTGCCTATATCCATGCATTGGAGAATTCGGTTACGGCCAATGGAAAAGATGCGGGAGGAATGGGCGCTGGCACCGAAATCACTATGTACCAGAACTCGCTGACCGCTGGCGTGACCTACACCTTCTAA
- a CDS encoding ArsR/SmtB family transcription factor encodes MVKQERDAAAEVLKALAHPVRLGVIEILASGERTVTQLYEELGCSQSMMSQQLKILCQQKLVEIRKDGTQKYCSLCNRDFLKVFTCMHKHLRQFLNFQD; translated from the coding sequence ATGGTTAAGCAAGAACGAGATGCGGCGGCCGAAGTGCTCAAGGCCCTCGCCCACCCGGTCCGACTTGGTGTGATTGAGATTCTGGCCAGCGGGGAGCGGACGGTAACCCAGCTTTATGAAGAACTCGGGTGCAGCCAGTCGATGATGTCTCAGCAGTTGAAAATCCTGTGCCAGCAAAAGCTGGTGGAGATTCGCAAGGACGGCACGCAGAAATACTGCAGCCTGTGCAACCGCGACTTCCTGAAGGTGTTCACCTGCATGCACAAACATCTGCGCCAATTTTTGAATTTCCAGGACTAA